A single window of Pseudoduganella plicata DNA harbors:
- the uvrA gene encoding excinuclease ABC subunit UvrA — protein sequence MEEIRIRGARTHNLKNINLDLPRNKLIVITGLSGSGKSSLAFDTLYAEGQRRYVESLSAYARQFLQLMEKPDVDLIEGLSPAISIEQKATSHNPRSTVGTVTEIHDYLRLLYARVGTPYCINHPDHALSAQSVSQMVDAVLAMPEGTKLMIMAPVVANRKGEHVDLFEAMQAQGFVRFRVQSGTHDAKIYEVEDLPKLKKTEKHTIDVVIDRIKVNAELKQRLAESFETALRLAEGRAVAYEMDTGVEHVFSNKFACTSCGYSLQELEPRLFSFNNPMGACPECDGLGHIEFFDPKRIVAFPNLSLASGAVKGWDRRNQFYYQMLSSLADHYEFDLDMPFEKLPAAAQNVVLHGSGKNTVPFTYVNERGRTIVKEHTFEGVVNNLSRRYRETDSMAVKEELAKFINEKKCPTCTGARLRVEARHVKVGTGKQEKAIYEIAEKPLRETLSFFEQLKLKGAKRDIADRIVKEIVSRLTFLNNVGLDYLSLDRSADTLSGGEAQRIRLASQIGSGLTGVMYVLDEPSIGLHQRDNDRLIETLKHLRDIGNSVLVVEHDEDAIRTADYIVDMGKGAGVHGGDVIAAGSLKEILKNKESLTAQYLNGSLKIEVPKKRHAADPNRQLVITGATGNNLKNQTLTVPVGLLTCVTGVSGSGKSTLVNDTLYPALSRHLYGSQMEPAPHDSISGLEHFDKVIAVDQAPIGRTPRSNPATYTGVFTPIRDLFSTVPTAKERGYSAGRFSFNVKGGRCEACQGDGVLKVEMHFLPDVYVPCDVCHGKRYNRETLEVHYKGKSITDVLNMTVEDAHEFFKPVPTIARKLHTLLDVGLGYIKLGQSATTLSGGEAQRVKLSLELSKRDTGRTLYILDEPTTGLHFHDIDLLLKVIHRLRDQGNTLVIIEHNLDVIKTADWLVDLGPEGGAGGGKIIATGTPEEVAANPDSVTGKYLVPLLAAPATKKK from the coding sequence ATGGAAGAAATCCGCATCCGCGGCGCCCGTACGCACAATCTGAAGAACATCAACCTCGATCTGCCCCGTAACAAGCTGATCGTCATCACCGGCCTGTCCGGCTCGGGCAAGTCGTCGCTCGCGTTCGACACGCTGTATGCCGAAGGCCAGCGCCGCTATGTCGAGTCGCTGTCAGCCTATGCGCGCCAGTTCCTGCAGCTGATGGAGAAGCCGGACGTCGACCTGATCGAAGGCCTGTCGCCCGCTATCTCGATCGAGCAGAAGGCCACGTCGCACAATCCCCGTTCGACCGTCGGTACGGTCACGGAGATCCACGACTACCTGCGTCTGCTGTATGCCCGCGTGGGCACGCCGTACTGCATCAACCACCCCGACCACGCGCTGTCGGCGCAATCGGTGTCGCAGATGGTCGATGCCGTGCTGGCCATGCCGGAAGGGACGAAGCTGATGATCATGGCGCCGGTCGTGGCCAACCGCAAGGGCGAGCACGTCGACCTGTTTGAAGCCATGCAGGCGCAGGGCTTCGTGCGCTTCCGCGTCCAGAGCGGCACGCATGACGCGAAGATCTATGAAGTCGAAGACCTGCCGAAGCTGAAGAAGACGGAGAAGCACACCATCGACGTCGTCATCGACCGCATCAAGGTCAATGCGGAACTGAAGCAGCGCCTGGCCGAGAGCTTCGAGACCGCGCTGCGCCTGGCCGAAGGCCGCGCGGTGGCGTATGAAATGGATACCGGCGTGGAGCACGTGTTCTCGAACAAGTTCGCTTGTACCTCCTGCGGCTACTCGCTGCAGGAACTCGAGCCGCGCCTGTTCTCTTTCAATAACCCGATGGGCGCGTGCCCCGAATGCGATGGCCTGGGCCATATCGAGTTCTTCGATCCGAAGCGGATCGTCGCGTTCCCGAACCTGTCGCTGGCGTCCGGCGCCGTGAAGGGCTGGGATCGCCGCAACCAGTTTTATTATCAGATGCTGTCCAGCCTCGCGGACCATTACGAGTTCGACCTGGATATGCCGTTTGAAAAGCTGCCGGCCGCGGCGCAGAACGTCGTGCTGCATGGCTCGGGCAAGAATACCGTGCCGTTTACGTACGTGAACGAGCGTGGCCGCACGATCGTCAAGGAGCACACGTTCGAAGGCGTCGTCAACAACCTGTCGCGGCGCTACCGCGAGACGGATTCGATGGCGGTCAAGGAAGAGCTGGCAAAATTCATCAACGAGAAGAAGTGCCCGACGTGTACCGGCGCGCGCCTGCGCGTGGAAGCGCGTCATGTAAAAGTCGGCACCGGCAAGCAGGAGAAGGCGATCTACGAGATCGCCGAGAAGCCGCTGCGCGAAACGCTGTCGTTCTTCGAGCAGCTGAAACTGAAGGGCGCCAAGCGCGACATCGCCGACCGTATCGTCAAGGAGATCGTGTCGCGGCTGACGTTCCTGAATAACGTGGGCCTCGATTACCTGTCGCTGGACCGCTCGGCCGACACGCTGTCCGGCGGCGAAGCGCAGCGTATTCGCCTGGCCTCGCAGATCGGTTCCGGCCTGACGGGCGTGATGTACGTGCTGGACGAGCCGTCGATCGGCCTGCACCAGCGCGACAACGACCGCCTGATTGAAACGCTGAAGCACCTGCGCGACATCGGCAACAGCGTGCTGGTGGTGGAGCACGACGAGGACGCGATCCGCACGGCCGACTACATCGTCGACATGGGCAAAGGCGCGGGCGTGCATGGCGGCGACGTCATCGCGGCCGGCTCGCTGAAGGAGATCCTGAAGAACAAGGAATCGCTGACGGCCCAGTACCTGAACGGCTCGCTGAAGATCGAGGTGCCGAAGAAGCGCCACGCGGCCGATCCGAACCGCCAGCTCGTCATCACGGGCGCGACCGGCAACAACCTGAAGAACCAGACCTTGACGGTGCCCGTCGGCCTGCTGACGTGCGTGACGGGCGTCTCCGGTTCCGGCAAATCGACGCTCGTGAACGACACGCTGTACCCGGCCCTGTCCCGCCACCTGTACGGTTCGCAGATGGAACCGGCGCCGCACGACTCGATCAGCGGCCTGGAACACTTCGACAAGGTGATCGCCGTCGACCAGGCGCCGATCGGCCGTACGCCGCGCTCGAACCCGGCGACGTACACGGGCGTGTTCACGCCGATCCGCGACCTGTTCTCGACGGTGCCGACGGCAAAAGAGCGCGGTTACAGCGCCGGGCGGTTCTCGTTCAACGTGAAGGGCGGCCGCTGCGAAGCGTGCCAGGGCGATGGCGTGCTGAAGGTCGAGATGCACTTCCTGCCGGACGTGTACGTGCCGTGCGACGTCTGCCACGGCAAGCGCTACAACCGCGAAACGCTGGAAGTGCACTACAAGGGCAAGAGCATCACCGATGTGCTGAACATGACGGTCGAGGATGCGCACGAATTCTTCAAGCCCGTGCCGACGATCGCGCGCAAGCTGCACACCTTGCTGGACGTGGGCCTCGGCTACATCAAGCTGGGGCAGAGCGCGACGACCTTGTCCGGCGGCGAGGCGCAGCGCGTCAAGCTGTCGCTGGAGCTGTCCAAGCGCGACACGGGCCGCACGCTGTATATCCTGGATGAGCCGACCACCGGCCTGCACTTCCACGATATCGACCTGCTGCTGAAAGTGATCCACCGCCTGCGCGACCAGGGCAATACGCTCGTCATCATCGAGCACAATCTGGACGTCATCAAGACGGCGGACTGGCTTGTCGACCTGGGTCCGGAAGGCGGCGCCGGCGGCGGCAAGATCATCGCCACCGGGACGCCGGAAGAAGTGGCGGCCAATCCGGACAGCGTCACCGGCAAGTACCTGGTGCCGCTGCTGGCCGCGCCGGCGACGAAGAAGAAGTAA
- a CDS encoding TetR/AcrR family transcriptional regulator, whose amino-acid sequence MNTSAKSEATYALIIDAAMDMAAAEGIGKLSLGELAKRTGISKSGVFSRVGSLESLQGAVLDEYDRRFAQEVFLPSLQHPVGLPRLQQQVALWLKKVTDEGTRNACLYTAGAFEFDDLEGPLRDRVEEGVARWRASMRRTVLQAMEAGHLRPDTDPEQLVFEIYSLIIGVMHDVRFLREMAAPKRMQRAFARLISTYKSFNDLE is encoded by the coding sequence ATGAACACTTCCGCCAAAAGCGAGGCCACCTACGCCCTGATCATTGACGCCGCCATGGACATGGCGGCAGCGGAAGGCATCGGCAAACTGTCGCTGGGCGAGCTGGCCAAGCGCACAGGCATCAGCAAGAGCGGCGTGTTCTCCCGCGTGGGGTCACTGGAAAGCCTGCAGGGTGCCGTGCTGGACGAGTACGACCGCCGCTTCGCACAGGAAGTCTTCCTGCCATCGCTGCAGCATCCCGTCGGCCTGCCGCGCCTGCAGCAGCAGGTGGCGCTGTGGCTGAAGAAGGTGACGGACGAAGGCACGCGCAACGCCTGCCTGTACACGGCGGGTGCGTTCGAGTTCGACGATCTGGAAGGCCCGCTGCGCGACCGCGTCGAAGAGGGCGTGGCGCGCTGGCGCGCATCGATGCGCAGGACGGTGCTGCAGGCGATGGAGGCAGGGCACCTGCGGCCCGATACGGATCCCGAACAGCTGGTGTTCGAGATCTACAGCCTGATCATCGGCGTGATGCACGACGTGCGCTTCCTGCGCGAGATGGCGGCACCGAAGCGCATGCAGCGGGCGTTCGCCCGCCTGATTTCGACGTACAAGAGTTTCAACGACCTGGAATAA
- a CDS encoding 2-hydroxychromene-2-carboxylate isomerase, producing the protein MDHQNSPIDFYFDPCSPYAYFAATGIEALAARHGRTVRWRPVSLLALFKASGTTPAPMVPLRGPYVIHDVARTAQLHGIPYRKPVNFPQLLLAAPRAMLWIEDAYGAAQTATFAKRCFSAYFVEGVDLAQDEEVVRLAQEQGVDGARLRIALQGTAIKEALKTAGEEAIARGVFGVPFMIVDDEPFWGFDRFDQLERWLEKAAATQAAA; encoded by the coding sequence ATGGACCACCAAAACAGCCCGATCGATTTCTACTTCGACCCTTGCTCGCCATACGCCTACTTTGCCGCGACCGGCATCGAAGCGCTGGCCGCACGCCATGGCCGCACCGTGCGCTGGCGCCCCGTCTCGCTGCTGGCGCTGTTCAAGGCCAGCGGCACGACACCGGCACCGATGGTGCCGTTGCGCGGCCCGTACGTCATCCACGACGTGGCGCGCACGGCGCAGCTGCATGGCATCCCTTATCGCAAGCCGGTCAACTTCCCGCAACTGCTGCTGGCGGCACCGCGCGCCATGCTGTGGATCGAGGATGCCTATGGCGCGGCGCAGACCGCCACGTTTGCCAAACGGTGTTTCAGCGCCTACTTCGTCGAAGGCGTGGATCTGGCACAGGACGAAGAAGTCGTGCGGCTCGCGCAGGAGCAGGGCGTCGATGGCGCGCGTCTGCGCATAGCGCTGCAGGGCACGGCCATCAAGGAGGCGTTGAAAACGGCAGGGGAGGAGGCGATCGCGCGCGGCGTGTTCGGGGTGCCGTTCATGATCGTGGATGATGAACCGTTCTGGGGCTTCGACCGGTTCGACCAGCTGGAGCGCTGGCTCGAAAAGGCGGCGGCCACGCAGGCCGCCGCCTGA
- a CDS encoding SRPBCC family protein — translation MTQPSYSRTARVVWPLAIGVAYGLFVRVGMPYRPFGLLDIVSTAFLVVTPFSLGALAVFMAARGERTSPRHDARVAAKAMLLFLLTMFVTLLEGLICIVLVLPVFMVAAVLGGVLAGWLHRRTLDSKGTVSAFVLLPLLLGPVEAALPPSQSEQTVTTTIHIDAPPEAVFDQLADVRRIAPDELGFAFVHAIGLPKPIEADMQGTGVGAVRVSRWEKNVRFEEVITHWQRPTAMHYRFHIPPGGIPRDALDQHVEMGGEYFTVLDGGYDLAPAAGGGTDLTLTTRFLNKSQLKLYGDLWGRMVLQDFHRSILGLMRHRAEAARRA, via the coding sequence ATGACGCAGCCCTCTTACTCCCGCACCGCCCGCGTCGTGTGGCCTCTCGCGATTGGCGTGGCATATGGCCTGTTCGTGCGCGTCGGCATGCCGTACAGGCCTTTCGGGTTGCTCGACATTGTCTCGACAGCGTTCCTCGTCGTGACTCCCTTCTCGCTCGGTGCATTGGCCGTGTTCATGGCCGCACGGGGCGAGCGCACGTCACCCCGGCACGACGCCCGTGTGGCAGCGAAAGCGATGCTGCTGTTCCTGTTGACGATGTTCGTCACGCTGCTCGAAGGCCTGATCTGCATCGTGCTGGTACTGCCTGTGTTCATGGTCGCGGCAGTCCTCGGCGGCGTGCTGGCCGGCTGGCTGCATCGCCGTACACTGGACAGCAAGGGAACGGTGTCCGCCTTCGTGCTGCTGCCGCTCTTGTTGGGGCCCGTGGAAGCGGCGCTGCCGCCGTCGCAAAGCGAGCAGACGGTGACGACGACGATCCATATCGATGCGCCGCCGGAAGCCGTGTTCGATCAACTGGCCGACGTCCGGCGCATCGCCCCGGATGAACTGGGTTTCGCGTTCGTTCACGCGATCGGCCTGCCGAAACCGATCGAGGCGGACATGCAGGGCACAGGCGTCGGCGCCGTGCGCGTGTCGCGCTGGGAGAAGAACGTGCGCTTCGAAGAAGTGATCACACACTGGCAGCGGCCGACGGCAATGCACTACCGCTTCCACATCCCGCCCGGCGGCATTCCGCGCGACGCGCTGGACCAGCACGTGGAAATGGGCGGCGAATACTTCACCGTGCTCGATGGCGGCTACGACCTGGCACCGGCGGCGGGCGGCGGCACCGACCTGACATTGACGACGCGTTTCCTCAACAAATCGCAGCTGAAGCTGTATGGCGACCTGTGGGGCCGCATGGTGCTGCAGGACTTTCACCGGTCCATTCTCGGGCTGATGCGCCACCGCGCCGAAGCGGCACGTCGCGCATGA
- the ssb gene encoding single-stranded DNA-binding protein, protein MASVNKVIIVGNLGRDPEIRYMPSGDAIANIAVATSFRSKDKNTGEQKEVTEWHRISFFGRLAEIVGQYLKKGSSVYVEGRLQTRKYTDKDGVEKYATDIIAQEMQMLGGRQGMGGEGGMGMGGGDEMGMGGGGYDAPPSRPAPRPQQSAPAPRPAPKPAPNFSDMDDDIPF, encoded by the coding sequence ATGGCATCTGTCAATAAAGTCATCATCGTCGGCAACCTGGGCCGCGACCCGGAGATCCGCTACATGCCGAGCGGCGATGCCATCGCCAATATTGCCGTTGCCACGTCGTTCCGCAGCAAGGACAAGAACACGGGCGAGCAGAAGGAAGTGACGGAATGGCACCGCATCTCGTTCTTCGGCCGCCTGGCCGAGATCGTCGGCCAGTACCTCAAGAAGGGCTCGTCCGTCTACGTCGAAGGCCGCCTGCAGACGCGCAAGTACACCGACAAGGACGGCGTTGAGAAGTACGCAACCGACATTATCGCGCAGGAAATGCAGATGCTGGGCGGCCGCCAGGGCATGGGCGGCGAAGGCGGCATGGGCATGGGTGGCGGCGACGAGATGGGCATGGGCGGTGGCGGCTACGACGCACCTCCTAGCCGTCCGGCGCCACGTCCGCAGCAGTCGGCCCCGGCACCACGCCCGGCACCGAAGCCGGCGCCGAACTTCTCGGATATGGATGACGATATTCCGTTCTGA